Proteins found in one Desulfomonilia bacterium genomic segment:
- a CDS encoding HAD hydrolase-like protein has translation MKDITTILFDLDGTLTDPKEGIIRCIQYALDKMGTGTHDTDSLIWVIGPPLKTSFSKILDTSDEQILTNAIAHYRERFGDTGMYENILYPEIPEALETIRNTGRKIMLATSKPEVYAVRILEFMDIMKYFDVAYGSMMDGSLADKARLIEHIIARENLSPENTMIIGDRKHDIMGGKANGIITAAVTYGYGTREELEEAGPDFIFDSMLEAAAFIKEKL, from the coding sequence ATGAAAGACATTACCACAATCCTGTTCGATCTCGATGGCACTCTCACAGACCCGAAAGAAGGCATCATAAGATGCATTCAATATGCCCTCGATAAAATGGGAACAGGCACCCATGATACTGACAGCCTGATATGGGTTATCGGACCACCTCTGAAAACCTCGTTCTCGAAGATTCTTGACACGTCGGATGAACAGATACTTACCAATGCAATCGCCCACTATAGAGAAAGGTTCGGAGATACAGGCATGTATGAAAACATACTATACCCAGAAATACCCGAAGCGCTCGAAACTATAAGAAATACCGGCCGTAAGATAATGCTTGCAACTTCAAAACCCGAAGTCTATGCAGTAAGGATCCTCGAATTCATGGACATCATGAAATATTTCGATGTCGCTTATGGCAGCATGATGGATGGCAGCCTCGCCGATAAGGCGCGTCTGATAGAACACATTATCGCCAGGGAAAACCTCAGTCCTGAAAATACCATGATAATAGGCGACAGAAAGCATGATATAATGGGGGGAAAGGCAAACGGCATAATCACTGCGGCGGTAACCTATGGATACGGCACACGTGAGGAACTGGAAGAAGCAGGTCCCGATTTCATATTTGACTCCATGCTGGAAGCTGCTGCATTTATAAAGGAAAAACTTTAA